The following coding sequences lie in one Spinacia oleracea cultivar Varoflay chromosome 1, BTI_SOV_V1, whole genome shotgun sequence genomic window:
- the LOC110805299 gene encoding uncharacterized protein, protein MVFFEPLLSRAATYKESMDVVVEISHLLAMRLDEKIAMLDRQRKNEDVVVGTPSSVCLEKGGTELTPSSIGQLQPIGVRRTMVFDSPQTNEHEGSCAGGGGVSGSVGGLSGSFARGLSGSFNDRIDAMDAIAAGLTGGFDHDDDDDVGGIPSLESIDVGLDGVQANGNEVFPLLDPPIPPRPAHKTTSYRYRSCTERLKRPITQEQLMNRETLAPSSTNDVGPSSPCPPCPPPCPPPCPPPCPPCPPPPAQPKAAPRKAAAPRKTAAPRKPAAPRKPTAPRKPAAPRKPRKSKKVDEQQLIVHPQQQQPQQNFVHPQPPQQEFVQSVGGIQMLDGSFRYYARPVSAPRCVYQQQRPYVGDGYIDGYIDPSGDHVTFGSPQPGHSQMVHPQMGHPTQIGHPSQIVHPSEVSHLSQMGHPIPVINSYHPGSSSCQGCSSVGQFRPLNNINNNTAIVYNNHFPSFTQNGSVSMQPVSGNDGGSKATMVVPRFIQNMLLGGNGEG, encoded by the exons ATGGTGTTCTTTGAGCCTTTACTTTCAAGGGCAGCTACCTACAAAGAGTCGATGGATGTTGTTGTTGAAATATCTCACTTGTTGGCAATGCGTTTGGATGAGAAGATTGCAATGCTTGACAGGCAAAGGAAAAATGAGGATGTTGTAGTTGGTACCCCGTCATCTGTGTGTTTGGAGAAAGGTGGTACGGAATTGACCCCCTCATCCATTGGCCAGTTACAACCTATTGGGGTACGACGTACGATGGTGTTTGATTCCCCACAAACGAATGAACATGAAGGAAGTTGtgccggtggtggtggtgtatCGGGAAGCGTTGGAGGTTTATCTGGCAGCTTTGCTCGGGGTTTATCAGGAAGCTTCAATGATAGAATAGATGCAATGGATGCAATTGCAGCTGGTTTAACAGGTGGCTTTGatcatgatgatgatgatgatgttggtggCATTCCTAGCCTTGAAAGCATAGATGTGGGCCTAGATGGGGTCCAAGCAAATGGCAATGAGGTTTTTCCTTTGTTAGATCCTCCAATACCTCCAAGACCGGCCCACAAGACTACTAGTTACCGGTATAGGTCATGTACCGAGCGTCTGAAGCGGCCAATTACCCAAGAACAACTAATGAACAGAGAGACTCTAGCTCCTAGCTCAACCAATGATGTTGGTCCTTCTTCTCCTTgtcctccatgtcctcctccatgtcctcctccatGTCCCCCTCCTTgtcctccatgtcctcctcctcCAGCTCAACCAAAGGCTGCACCGAGGAAGGCAGCGGCACCGAGGAAGACAGCGGCGCCAAGGAAGCCTGCGGCACCGAGGAAGCCAACAGCACCCAGGAAGCCAGCAGCACCCAGGAAGCCACGGAAGAGCAAGAAGGTTGATGAGCAACAACTTATAGTGCATCCGCAGCAACAACAACCGCAACAAAACTTCGTGCATCCCCAGCCACCCCAACAG GAATTTGTacaaagtgttggtggtatacAAATGTTGGATGGTTCCTTTAGGTACTATGCCCGGCCTGTTTCAGCTCCCAGATGTGTATATCAACAACAACGACCATATGTTGGCGATGGATATATTGATGGCTACATAGACCCGTCTGGGGACCATGTCACGTTTGGTTCTCCTCAACCGGGGCATTCTCAAATGGTGCATCCTCAAATGGGCCATCCTACTCAAATAGGTCATCCTTCTCAAATTGTCCATCCTTCTGAGGTGAGCCATCTTTCTCAAATGGGCCATCCGATCCCTGTTATAAACTCGTACCATCCTGGGTCGTCATCTTGTCAAGGGTGTTCCTCCGTAGGTCAGTTTCGTCCACTaaacaacatcaacaacaacactGCTATTGTTTATAATAAccattttccttcgtttacgcAAAATGGAAGTGTTTCTATGCAACCTGTTTCAGGCAACGATGGTGGTTCAAAGGCGACGATGGTGGTTCCTAGATTTATACAAAATATGTTGTTGGGAGGAAATGGCGAAGGTTAA
- the LOC130465449 gene encoding glycine-rich protein DOT1-like, whose protein sequence is MGRGAGGMGIGRGPFGFPGGMGRGGGDDVSVGLGLGPPGFENAPRQGYDVAARAPIGFDAFASGKNSGGSEGSGGSGGKNNAGGGYSAGDSGSFHYNIGGGGGGVSAAVSNGLSTAAAPVQVEEGPVGMVGMVAASCVKLANQLSSEEMLDSTTGSSKKSDAAAVPPES, encoded by the coding sequence ATGGGAAGAGGGGCTGGTGGTATGGGAATTGGAAGAGGGCCTTTTGGTTTTCCTGGGGGTATGGGAAGAGGGGGTGGTGATGATGTAAGTGTAGGTCTAGGTCTAGGTCCTCCTGGGTTTGAGAACGCTCCTCGTCAAGGCTACGATGTTGCTGCTCGAGCACCGATCGGCTTTGATGCATTTGCAAGTGGAAAGAATTCAGGAGGATCAGAAGGTTCAGGAGGATCAGGTGGAAAGAACAATGCTGGTGGGGGTTACTCAGCAGGCGATTCTGGTTCGTTCCACTATAACATTGGTGGTGGGGGTGGCGGTGTTTCAGCTGCTGTTTCGAACGGTCTCTCGACTGCTGCGGCACCTGTTCAGGTCGAGGAAGGTCCTGTTGGGATGGTTGGAATGGTGGCAGCTTCGTGTGTGAAGCTAGCTAATCAACTTTCGTCCGAGGAGATGCTAGACTCAACAACCGGATCTTCAAAGAAATCAGACGCCGCAGCCGTTCCACCAGAAAGTTGA